TCTGACTCGCTTCTTGCCCTAGTCTCAGAGATCTCAGACAGAAGCTGTGACTTTCTTGGCTAACCATGATGACAGCCGGGCCCTCTATGCCATCCCAGGTGAGTAGTGAGCATCTGAATGTGCCCGTCGATGAGAGGTCTGGTGTCTCTCAGCGAGAAGATGCCGATGCCTTTCTGACGTCCTTTAATCTACTGGGAGGGATTATGGTGGCTGAGAGTGCTGGTGCCAGGCTTGTCCCACCTTGAGACAAGGCCAGGAATTGTGTTTCTTCCCAGCCTtgttcctcccctttcctctgtgAGTTTCAccgtctcttttctctctctgtgccaggcTTGGATTATGTCAGCCATGAAGACATCCTCCCCTACACCTCCACTGATCAGGTTCCCATCCAGCATGAGCTGTTTGAAAGATTTCTTCTGTATGACCAGACAAAAGGTGATCTCTCTCAAGAAAAGAAGCTGTAATGGAAGGGCCCTTTCTTCAAAGACAGTAGCATAGAAGTAACTTCAAAGCTGTATACCCACAACCTTATTCAGCCTCCCATTAGCATACCGAGTCAGGTGGATGATTGTTGTCTCTGCCtaacagatatggaaactgaggctcaggtgaTAAGAAGGGAATCAAGGTTGCTAGTTAGAGGCAAGGTCATGGTTGCAGCAGGGTCTGAAAACTTGGGCTCCTCACTCCCAGCCCATTTCTCTTCCCACCATGTCACAGACCTCCGGGCTTATTCCTGGCAGCTCTGGGCCTTTTTCCATCCCgtgctttgttttatgtttgggTGCCTTATTTGGCTGGGTCAGAATTGGGAAGAGTTTTCTAGGAGGGGCAGTTGGAGAATGAGTGCAACACCCGGGACTCTGGCCTGGACCAACCAGTTATATCTTGCCCCAGCACCCCCTTTTGTGGCTCGGGAGACGCTACGGGCCTGGCAGGAGAAGAATCACCCCTGGCTGGAACTCTCTGATGTCCACCGGGAAACAACTGAGAACATTCGTGTCACAGTCATCCCCTTCTACATGGGCATGAGGGTATGTATGTGCCTGGCCTGGGCCCCATCCCTCAGGGATAGGCCCCGGTTGCCTGTGGTGCCCCCGTGTGACTGACGGAGAGTGGGTTCTGCTTCCAAGTGCTGCACACATTAGATCAACACTAAGACCTAGAGCAGGGAGACACTCAGGTTCTGGGAAGGAGTCCTCCAGGCtaactttccttctcttctggttCAAAGGGCATcccgtgtatgtgtgtatgcagaATACATATGTGCGTGTTTAAATCAGCAGAGGCTGATCTTCACACATTGTATGTAGTAGATATTTATTGGGTTATTTCTTGCCTGGTTGTGagcctcaaaaagaaatgaaacactggCCCTGCCTTCCAGGAGGAGCTCCTGGTAGTGGGAGAGGCCAGCATAGAGCATATTGGGTATCGTAACGCTGTTGGGCTAcggaagggcagaggggggcagTGGCCTGGGCCAGCAGTGGCTGTAGGGGCTGGGGCAGCAGCTGGAAgactggagagaagggaagggcctTGTGGCTGATTTCCGTTGGCATCCAGCTCCGCTGGTGATCTTGATAgaatgaggaggagggaggccagagaTCGGTCCAGGGGAAGCGGCCTCCATTTGGGCTTGTTGGCCGTAGTTCAGCGATCACCCCACAGACATTTGCAGCATTGTTCTGCCTCCGTAACCTTCCGGGAACACGTCTACTCAGTTGGAGAGATGTTGATTGGAACGGACTTGGTCCTGCCCTCtgggacttaatttttttttccccccccaggAAGCCCAGAATTCCCATGTCTACTGGGTGAGTGTTTCCCTGTGGGAGGAGAGAAGCTCAGGAGTTGTGCCcggtgtggggggcagggggaggtggggagtttGCCTCCGGGGGATACGGCTGTGTGCTGCAGGTGTCACTTTTTGTTGCCTTTTGCTCTCCTGGAATTCTGGGGGGACTGGCCCAAGGTCTGTTCTTTCTCAGATGTGAACTCTCGCCTCTGCCCCCACAGTGGCGCTACTGTATCCGCTTAGAGAACCTCGACAGCGACGTGGTGCAGCTTCGGGAGCGACACTGGAGGATATTCAGTTTGTCCGGCACCCTGGAGACAGTGCGAGGCCgaggggtggtgggcagggtgAGCATCATCAGGCCGGTAATGCCCGGTTCGTGGTCCTGCCCGGCAGGCCTGGGGGCTGAGTGCACGCTGTCCTGTTCTGTGGCTAGGGACCAGAGGCTTTGTGTGTGAGCGCATTGGGCTGCTTTGGATGAAACCTTACAACGACCCTGGGAGATAGGTTTCTTACAGCCTGTCCCACAGATGAAGGGACAGCGAAGCTAACTAAATAGCCCACAGTCCTGTGGCTAGTAGTAGCgggacctggatttgaatccaagtgAGTCTGACGTCGAAGTTTGTGTAGAGTTCTTGTTGCCAGCACGGAGCCTtactaaaaatatgaatttgagCGCCCTTAGCtggggctccccccccccccaccccgtccccaaCCACTACTCCTGGttgtccttcctctgcctccttacATGCCTGCATCCTCTTTTGGCCCATGAGATCTGATTTTGCAAACCGTGCATTACCCCACCCTGTCTCCTGAGAAATAAGGCACAAGAAATAGCCAGGGGCCACATGTAACATGCATTTATCCAAGTCAGTAGGGACTTGGGAGGCAGGGTGGGATACTGAGTAAGAACAGCGCTTTGGAGTTAGATGGTCTGAATGCCAGCTGTGTGTGGTTTACTCCTCACATAACTTTGGGCCAGTTATTTAACTGGAAATCTCAgttttttcctgttaaaatggGGATCACACCTATTACCTCCTAATTGTTAGCAGATTTAAGTCAGCAGAGGTTGGCAGAGCACATGGTGCCTGGCTCTTGGGCACTCAGTGAATGGGCACTGGAAGGGGTATTTACAGAGTAGGTCCTGTGCCTGTGATCTTTGCCCAGGGCCCACAGACGTTCGGTCTGAGTTTCTCTTTCCCAGAATCCGAATTAAAGGCCGGGGTCAGTGGCCGTGCTGTGGAAGGAGGTATTGGCAGGCAGTCATTGTGGGAAGCATGAGGGGGCATCCAGTCCTGATGAACAGTCAGCACGTGGCCCCGGGGTACAGGAGCTTGTCTGGCCTTACCTATCTTGTCCACACCCTTACAGGAGCCAGTGCTATCCAAGGAGCAGCCTGCGTTCCAGTACAGCAGCCACGTCTCCCTGCAAGCTTCCAGCGGGCACATGTGGTAAGTACGTGCCGGGACGGGGCACCGAGACTCCACAGACACAGCTGCAGGTCAGAAAAGTGAGAGCTCAGTTTGCGGTGAATTCTGGGCCAGGTTACGTCTTGCGGTGGAGACTCTCTGCTGTTCATTGTTGTGTGggacttctttgatttttttttttttttttttagagagagaggcacGACCCGAcccggggagagagagggaggggggaaggagggagggagggagggagggagagagagagagagagagagacactcttaagcagactccatgctcagcacggagcccaactcggggctcagtcccacgactctgggatcatgacctgggccgaaatcaagagttggacactcaaccaattgagccacccaggtgccctccatgTCTGATTTTTTATAACTACCTGTGTTCTAGTTTCCCTGTGATTTTGTGGACTGAGGACTTGGGCCGAAGAGGTCTGGTGCTCATGTAGTTGGTTCTttccctgggtggttcactccTTAACCTGGAAGTAGAGTTGGGTAGCTCACGCAGTGTGCATCTGAGGGCCAGAATCAGGGCAGCTGTATCTTTTCTCATGTAGGGCCAGGAAGGGCCCTTGGGTTTCTGGACCAGTGTGATCCTGACACGGACCAGGCAGAAGAGAGCCCAGGCCTGCCTCATCCTGCTGTGTTCAGTTCTGGAGCTGAGGGCATAGGGCTCTCCAGATCCTTAGGGGGGGGCCTCAGCCTTCGCTCCCTCTAACCCAGGTGCTCTCTGACCACAGGGGCACGTTCCGCTTCGAGAGGCCTGATGGCTCCCACTTTGATGTCCggatccctcccttctctctggaaAGCAATAAAGATGAGAAGACACCACCCTCAGGCCTTCACTGGTAGGCCAGCTGACGCCCGAGTGCCTAGGCTCGGCCCCTGAAGAACAGCTCTGGTCCACAATTGCTGCAGAACTCTCTCTTTACCATGGGCCACAGTGGGTCTGTCTGTCGTTTGCACCATTTGATCGTGGGCTTTTTTGGTGGGTGGGTATAATTTTCTCCGGAAGACCCGTGTAGGACTCCTCTGAGGCTGGCTTCCCCTGGCTACACTGTGTTCCAGTAAACCTTTCCACCAGGAATTCTGTGTTCGGCTGCCACAGGGCCTGGGGTTTCCTGGCCTGTCACACGAGTTGTTTGAGACATGAGGTTTGGTCAATAAACCAGTGCACACTTGGCCACCCTCGCCATTTCTGCCCCCAGGGGTCTCAGGCTCCCTTTTTGATGCCCTGGGGGCCTTTGGTTGCTTTCCTTGCTGCCCTTCCAGGAAGCTGCCCCATCTACTAGAGTATGGATGGGTTTCCCTCCCGAAGCTGGGGGTTGGCTGGATGTTTCCCAGGGTCGCGGTGCCCCAGCCAGCAGGGTGGGGGCTAGACTGGACTCCCCTTCTTTATCCTGCCAAGTGCAGAGCAGGAGGCCAACATCGGGCTCAAGCTCTCAGCACTGGCCAGCCATGGACATCGCTGGCTTCCCTGAGCCTGGGAAGGAGGGCAGCAAGCCACATGAGTTCCCGGGAATAACAGGCTTGCCAGATGAGCACGCGTCTCTCAGGCCTCCAGCCCACCCATGCAGAAACTCAGCGAGGAGCTTTAGGTACGTATGGACGGTGACTGAGCCAAGCTACTTTCTGAGCTGCTTGCTCACACATCTCCAAGAGCCAGAGAAGAAATGTGCTGCATTTTCCCCTGAATCTTAGGATTCCTGCTTCCCTCCTACCGTAGTGATTGTCAAAGAGGTTGTTTATTCTTGAATTAATATTAAATCTCAGTTCCAGCCCTTACTAGTGTTGTCCTTAATCCTCCACCAGGGGGAGCCAGGGTTGCAGGGCCACGGAGTGCAATAGGATTGTGACGCAGGGAAAACACAAGGTGGTGAACAGAAACACGAGAACCAGGGCCATAGCACTGCGCTGACCCAGCTATAACCACCGTGAGCACAGTTGCGGGCCACTGCAGCGTAACacaattttattagaaattagtGTTTGTTTCCATCACCTAGGCTGAGCAACAAAGAATTGCAGTTATGTGACAAAGAAGTTCTGGGCCGTTCTTTAGGCAGAGGTCAGTCAGGTAAGAAATCGAATAACACCCGGTACTGGTTACATGGGGTCACCAGCAAGTTTCCGGTTTTCTCAGAAACCGACAAGGTTTGACTTCATTTATGCTTTCTGTTTACTTTCCCTGGGCTACTCAGAGTTGAAAAGTACACAAAACCAAGAGCTGCTTTCTGCTTGGGCCTGAGGAACTCAAAAGAAAATTCTCCAAGCCCTTATGCCACAAAGTCTGGCTAAAGAAGCTAAAGTTACTTCAGTGATTTCAATGTTAGTATTTTCTTAAGACCAAGGAGATAGTTTCCATCAGTCCAGGACTACTGTGCTTTCTCAGGAAGAGACAGGTCACCACTCAGACAGCTGAGGATGTAAATGTCAAAGCAGTAAAGAGAGGCTGCAGGACTGGGGAGGGTCAAAGGACAGGCATTAAAATACCTCAGTGGGGAGCTGGGCCTTGAGCATTAGAAGGCTTCAGGAGGGCAGCGGAGGAAATAGCCAGTGGCCTCCGGCAGGAGCATTCCAGTCTCTGTGGGAAAGCCACAAAGCCAAAGCCGGAATCTGGCCAAAGAAATGGATTTGTCTTCATCTTGTTACTCCAGTGAAGGCCGAAAGAAGTGTTTGAGCCGATGACCAGGGTGCCTTGCCTGAAAGTCTGTATTTTCAAGGCTGTGACAAGTGTAAATGCCTGGTTAGTCACAGTTCTCCGGCCCCATCATGTCATTTCAGGTCCTTGTGGGTGTCTGCTAACCTTGGCCTGGCATTTGCCCATCGGGTCAGCCACGAGCAGGCCACTTAGCTATCGTGACAGCAGTCTGGAGAGATGAACCTGATAACCTGTGTTCCTTCCCAGGTGGCTACTACCCAGTGGTTACGCTGTTTTGTTAGGCTGGCTGATCCCTCCCTGATAGCATTCTTTTGGAAAAGAATTTGGATAAGCAGCCTCCCAAGGGCCAAGCCAAACAAGGCAGTGACCGAAAGCCCTGAGGAGGAACTTGCACCCTTGCCCAAAAGCTGGTGCTTGGCAGCTCTGTGGCCATATGACccaacaagaaagaaatgaagaaacctTTCAAGGGACTCAGGCTGCTCACAGCACCCTGCATCCAGGCTCAGCACTAGGCAGAACCACCGCCCTCGGCCGGGACACAAAACCAGGagaacggggtggggggcagtggatATATGGCCAAGCACATGCCACCCCTGCACAGGGCTGCTTGGGACGCAGAGCTCATGCTCACTGTCCTCGGATGGGCATCCAAGTGCAGCGCCGACAGGCTCCACGGCCTTCCCGCTGTGGCTCATGCTCCTGGCCCCTGTGGTGGCTCTTTGGCTTTCTGGTGAGTAAAGCAAGCATGCCTTGAGGGCAAGAGAATCAAAAAGAGCAATCATGTTAGACCCTAAGAGTCAGTTATGTGACTTAAGATGTTGGGGTAAAATGTCCTTTCTCATGGGCCTCTTTAGCACCACGGTTCCCAATTTAAACATCCTTCCTTCCTGCGGGCTCTCTGGGCCACCTGCTTGGGCAGCCCAGCAAAGCCAAAGCTAGTAAATTTTTttgggtggtggtggtttttgttttgtttttattgcttctCTAGCCCCTCTCTGATTCTGCAGGAAAGAGGGGGTTACGGTCAGAAAAAGGTGATGTGGGTCAGGGCAGAATACAAATCTCCTGAATAAAAGTACAAAGTGctttaaagaaactgatcccaaaGGCATCAGGAAAGGCCAAGGGCTCTGCCCTGCCCAGGGTCCTGGCACCCTCAAGGGGTAGCACAAATACCCAGTGCCCTCATTGTTACAGACTTAAAACTATTCGTTTcctagataattttttaaaaacaaaattatgaagcCTGTGCTTAAACACCATAAGGAAGAAGGAGCCCCACCTTCTGTGAGAAACTGGGCTCCACAGCACCAGAACGAACCCATTCCCCATGGACCTCAACAAAGGCCTAAAGGTAGCCCCTCAGTGGAGCAAAGGGGTACTCCAAAAAGGGCCAAGGGGAATGTTTTTGTGGGAGGTGGGCTGGTCAGTCCATTGGCCCCGGGGGCAGCAGCAGCTCCCTGTCAGGAAGGGCGAGCAAAGGGTCCAGGACTTGGTCATCTTGAAGTGTTCAGGGAGCAGGGCAAAGGAAGGtggtccctctcctgctcaggccCTCTGACTTCCTGGCATGCCTCTGGGTGCTGGGACAGAAACCCAGCCAGCAGCAGCGTGGGGTGGCCAGTGGGGCAGGGTTCCACAGGAGGGGGACAGGGTGTCCTGTGCCCTGACTCCCTGAGGGTCTCGTCAGTCACGATGGGTAGACTGGTGGCCGAGCTGCCGGTCATCGTAGGTGCTGTAGCGCTTGACGTGGATACGGCGGACACGGTCCCGCAGTTCAAAGGCCTCCTCATCTTCACTGGGGGAAGCCTGGCTGCGGCTACGGCTGGTGGCCCTCCATAGGAGTTGTCGGGGACTCGGGGGGTCTCGTACAGTAGGACGTTGAGAGTCTCCTCATAGATTCGGGGCCTCTGGGAACTCCACCTGGGATCAGGGGGCGAGAGAACCCCATGAGGTTTCCTCCACGAGAGGGAGCCGCACGTCCGGGCCCTTGGGTCTGTGCTGGCTCTACAAGGCCGCCTGACCTCTCTCACAAGACAGACGGCCTTCCGGCTCGTGAGGGAGGGAGGCCTCTCTGAAGATGTGAGGAGGTACGCTCTGTGGACATCAGGGTGCCAGAGCGTGGCGCGCTGCCCGTGCCCCACCCAGTCCCAGGCCAACAAACTAGTACGTGTAGAGGGTCGGGCCTGAGTTTTGTGGTCAGACCTCAGCTTAAATATGGCCCCCCCATTTACTAGCTGCCGGGCCTCGGTTTCCACATGTGTAAAAAAATCAGGGTTCATATCTGCTTCAGAGTTGTGAACATTACATGAAAGACCGGGGGgcgggtgcccggatggctcggtcggttgagcatccgacacggttttggctcaggtcatgagcctagggtcacgggatcgagccccacaccgggctccacactcatggaacctgcttgagattctgtctctctccctctgccctcccttcccaacttgtgttccctctctctctctctctctctcaaaaaaaaaaaaaagggatggcGTTCAAGGCAGCTGAATTCTAGCCTAACTTGAGCTTCCAGCCCGGCCTGTCTCACAGGTGTGGTGCGAGGGCTCAAAAAGTTCACGGAAGAGAAAGCACTTAGGAAGGTGACGGGTGTTGCTGCCACTTCCACAGTGTAACCAGCCCCCACAGAGACCTGTCCCTGAATCTTGACTCCGCTGAAACGTGCACATGGGAGTCCCACCCCCAAAATGACAGGAGGAAGCAGGGCCACCTCCTATaagctgtcccccccccccccccaccccaccccccccccgccccaaccctcAGACCGCCCAGCTGGAGGCACTGCAGTGGCCGTGCAGGTGCTTTACGAGCTCGGGGCTTTGAGCCCTCACACATGTGACCGTCCCCCACACGAGCTGCCCTCCGGGCTCACGAAGCCCTGCCGTCCCTCATACAAACATTCTCAGGGCAGCTACTCCCTGGGGAGGACAGCAGCCGCTTGCGGCCCGGGAGAACGGGGTTCGCGGGGTCCGTGTTAACGGTCACCTGTCAAATCCCCTCCGTACCCGGCGCCATGTGGTCACTGCAGAGGCTGAGCTGAGTGACCAGGAACCCACAAGGAGCAGGGCCGGAGGAGAGATCAGAGCAGCTGCTTCTGCCAGCCTGCACCGCTCTCCTGGGAGCCGTCTCGTGTTCGTTCTGCTTCTGGTAAATTCACACTGTCGTCCCCATGTTTGCAGATGAGGGAAGCTGAGGCTCACGTGGTTTAAACAGCTCAGACGATGTCAGAAAACTAGTAAATGGCGGAACCAGAATTCAAACCTGAACTGGGCCAACTCCAAAGACCCGGTCCTTCCCCCTGCACCACGCTGTCCCCTGCTGGTCGGCGGCCCCTGCCTCTCAGCTGACCCAGAAAAGCGCTCCCCAGCTGCtcctcgaactcctgaactgccCAGCACCATCACGTGGGTTTGGGGGAGACAGAGCAAACCACACCCCTTTTTTGCTCCCTGTGGTGAAAGGCACAGCTGGGGCTACGCTGCTGTGTGTCCCGTCCCCCCCCACGCAGAGGGAAGCCCGCCACACCTTGGTCTGTTTCTTCTCCGTGGCGTACACGATGGAGGTGCAGCACACCTCTGCCAGCTTGCGACCCTGGCCATAGAAGGACCAGCAGCGATCTCATCGCCGATGACGTCCTTGAGGAAGAGCACGCGGCCGTTGAAGCGGCAGGGAGAGCTTGTCAAACAGCTCGATGTTTTCAGCAGGTGGTCGTCAGAGTTGCTGAAAAAAAGCCATGAAGGCCGGTGGGGCCCAGGAATGAGGTTCTGGCACAAGAGAGGGGGCTAGCTGGGcgtctcctctctgtccctccccatcaaGCACAACTGAGAAAAAGCCAAGATGCCagaggggacaggaagagaaagggTCACGGGCACCCTCTGGGTTTGGGGCCTGTGAG
The sequence above is drawn from the Lynx canadensis isolate LIC74 chromosome E1, mLynCan4.pri.v2, whole genome shotgun sequence genome and encodes:
- the POLDIP2 gene encoding LOW QUALITY PROTEIN: polymerase delta-interacting protein 2 (The sequence of the model RefSeq protein was modified relative to this genomic sequence to represent the inferred CDS: inserted 1 base in 1 codon; deleted 1 base in 1 codon), translating into MAGCVARRALAXGSRWWSRSLTGARGPRPLCAAGGAGAFPPAATTTTRRHLSSRNRPEGKVLETVGVFEVPKQNGKYETGQLFLHSVFGYRGVVLFPWQARLYDRDVASAAPEKAENPAGHGSKEVKGKTHTYYQVLIDARDCPHISQRSQTEAVTFLANHDDSRALYAIPGLDYVSHEDILPYTSTDQVPIQHELFERFLLYDQTKAPPFVARETLRAWQEKNHPWLELSDVHRETTENIRVTVIPFYMGMREAQNSHVYWWRYCIRLENLDSDVVQLRERHWRIFSLSGTLETVRGRGVVGREPVLSKEQPAFQYSSHVSLQASSGHMWGTFRFERPDGSHFDVRIPPFSLESNKDEKTPPSGLHW